The Sphingobacterium bambusae genome includes a window with the following:
- a CDS encoding glycoside hydrolase family 3 protein — translation MIKKLLLFLILAVCMLAAKAQKKPDFVQVINSKNAWVDSVFNKLSQKERIAQLFLVRAHTNLGKKYIDSVAQVIRKEQLGGLVVFQGGPVRHAQMFNQYQKLSKVPLLITYDGEWGLGMRMPDSTLSYPYQMTLGAIQNEHLIYEMGRQIARDFQRIGMHFNFAPVVDINNNPKNPVINFRSFGDNKYNVTRKAKAYMDGMIDGGIIASLKHFPGHGDTDVDSHHDLPQLNFSKKRLDTLEIFPFRALIKAGAPAIMVAHMNIPSLDAAPNIPSSISKKVVTDLLRKELGFRGLAVTDAMDMNGVKKFFPNGEADVMAIEAGHDLLEVSENSARAIDLVEKAVKSGRIKQADLDQRVKRVLAAKYWVGLHQYRPVPMQNLFTDLNSSAAKQLVQRLADAAVTVLKADRRIKTFDRRAETAIVSVGIGQAQDFEKEIATQLTEKTQFFVTGKETEDQLKELLKEIRGSRQILLVVHDNRPRPRSESDLSEPVREFVDKLAGRRTITVMFTNPYMLDNLSVDRSSGIIMAYQNDGFMQKAAVKLLLGQIKAQGKLPVAINKKFQYGDGL, via the coding sequence ATGATCAAGAAACTTTTGCTTTTTTTAATATTGGCTGTGTGTATGCTTGCCGCCAAGGCGCAAAAAAAGCCCGATTTCGTACAGGTAATAAACAGCAAGAATGCCTGGGTCGATTCTGTTTTCAATAAGCTGAGTCAAAAAGAGCGCATTGCCCAATTGTTTCTCGTTAGAGCACATACGAATTTGGGTAAGAAATATATTGACTCCGTTGCGCAGGTGATTCGCAAAGAGCAACTTGGGGGGCTAGTGGTCTTTCAAGGTGGCCCTGTGCGTCACGCCCAAATGTTCAACCAGTATCAAAAGTTGAGCAAAGTTCCTTTGTTGATTACCTACGATGGAGAATGGGGCCTTGGGATGCGTATGCCGGACTCCACGCTATCCTATCCTTACCAAATGACACTGGGTGCTATTCAGAACGAACACCTTATCTATGAGATGGGAAGGCAAATCGCACGCGATTTTCAACGCATAGGTATGCACTTTAATTTTGCTCCCGTGGTGGATATTAATAATAATCCGAAAAATCCGGTGATCAACTTCCGCTCTTTTGGTGACAACAAATATAATGTCACCCGCAAAGCAAAGGCCTATATGGATGGAATGATTGATGGTGGAATAATTGCATCACTAAAGCATTTTCCCGGTCACGGGGATACAGATGTCGACTCGCACCATGATCTCCCTCAATTAAACTTCTCCAAGAAACGTTTGGACACCTTAGAAATTTTTCCATTCCGAGCGTTGATCAAGGCGGGTGCGCCAGCCATTATGGTGGCGCATATGAACATTCCATCCTTGGATGCTGCGCCTAATATCCCTTCTTCCATATCAAAGAAAGTAGTCACGGATCTTCTGCGTAAAGAGCTAGGCTTTCGTGGGCTTGCCGTAACCGATGCTATGGACATGAATGGCGTGAAGAAGTTCTTCCCGAATGGCGAAGCTGATGTTATGGCAATCGAAGCTGGCCATGACCTCTTGGAGGTGTCAGAAAACAGTGCCCGCGCCATTGATCTGGTTGAAAAGGCCGTAAAAAGCGGTCGCATCAAGCAAGCGGATTTAGACCAGCGTGTCAAGCGCGTACTGGCCGCGAAATACTGGGTTGGGCTCCATCAATATAGGCCCGTGCCGATGCAAAATCTGTTTACAGACTTAAACAGTAGCGCGGCAAAGCAGCTTGTGCAGCGTCTTGCCGATGCGGCGGTGACCGTCTTAAAGGCCGATCGGCGCATAAAGACCTTTGATCGTCGTGCAGAGACCGCGATTGTATCGGTGGGGATTGGACAGGCGCAGGACTTTGAAAAGGAGATAGCCACGCAGCTAACGGAAAAGACACAGTTTTTTGTTACAGGGAAGGAGACAGAAGATCAGTTAAAGGAATTGCTGAAGGAAATCCGAGGTTCGCGTCAGATTCTTTTGGTTGTTCATGACAACAGGCCGCGTCCGCGCAGTGAGTCAGACCTTTCGGAGCCTGTTCGGGAGTTTGTCGACAAGCTTGCCGGAAGGCGAACGATTACCGTGATGTTCACTAATCCTTACATGTTGGATAACCTTTCTGTCGATCGAAGTAGTGGCATCATCATGGCTTACCAAAATGATGGTTTTATGCAGAAAGCTGCCGTTAAGCTTCTACTTGGGCAGATCAAAGCACAAGGAAAGCTTCCTGTAGCGATCAATAAGAAGTTTCAATATGGCGATGGGCTTTAG
- a CDS encoding L-serine ammonia-lyase — MANERISIFDMFKIGIGPSSSHTLGPWRAAQRFVDLLKQRGALQHTVGVNILLYGSLAKTGVGHGTDIATLLGLSGDDPVTFDVYQVMPKVHDIKTSGKIFLGGEKEVPFSYKTDLMFLYAESLPFHPNAVTFQAFLADGTAISETYYSIGGGFVVQENDADGVLSEVDLPFPVDTAQELMVWCMRTGLKISELVMENELSWRSEEETKTGVLQIFHTLKDCIYKGCHTAGVLPGGLLVERRAAKMNQRLLKGRSYADYDTWLAAIREGGKDFGYILDWVSCFALAVNEENASFGRVVTAPTNGASGVIPAVLQYYITFHDSYREDKIMQFIATASEIGSIFKKGATISAAMGGCQAEIGVSSAMAAGALTECLGGSQRQVLMAAEIAMEHHLGLTCDPIGGLVQIPCIERNTMGAVKAITAAQLALNSNPDKAKVSLDAVVSTMWDTAQDMNVKYKETADGGLAIKVPLSLPEC, encoded by the coding sequence ATGGCAAACGAGCGAATCTCTATTTTTGATATGTTTAAAATCGGTATCGGACCTTCGAGTTCGCATACGCTTGGCCCTTGGCGGGCGGCGCAACGTTTCGTTGACCTGCTTAAACAACGGGGAGCGTTACAACATACCGTCGGCGTAAACATATTGTTGTATGGTTCGCTTGCAAAAACTGGCGTGGGCCATGGAACGGATATAGCGACCCTTCTTGGGCTTAGCGGAGACGATCCCGTCACGTTCGATGTGTATCAAGTGATGCCCAAGGTGCATGATATAAAAACTTCCGGAAAGATTTTCTTGGGCGGAGAGAAGGAGGTGCCTTTTTCGTACAAAACGGATCTTATGTTTCTGTACGCCGAAAGCTTACCCTTCCATCCCAATGCCGTTACCTTTCAAGCTTTTTTGGCTGATGGTACGGCGATTTCGGAAACATATTATTCTATCGGCGGCGGTTTTGTGGTTCAGGAGAACGATGCTGATGGCGTGTTGAGCGAGGTGGACCTGCCTTTTCCAGTGGATACGGCACAGGAGCTGATGGTGTGGTGCATGCGTACGGGATTGAAGATCTCGGAGCTAGTGATGGAGAATGAGCTCTCTTGGCGCAGCGAGGAAGAGACGAAGACCGGCGTACTACAGATATTCCATACACTCAAAGATTGTATATACAAGGGCTGCCATACCGCCGGCGTACTTCCCGGCGGGTTGCTCGTGGAACGTCGGGCGGCCAAAATGAACCAGCGGCTTTTAAAAGGTCGGTCCTATGCTGATTACGATACTTGGCTTGCTGCGATACGCGAGGGAGGAAAGGATTTCGGTTATATCCTAGATTGGGTAAGTTGCTTCGCTTTGGCAGTCAATGAAGAAAATGCATCTTTCGGTAGGGTCGTTACGGCGCCAACAAATGGCGCCTCAGGCGTTATTCCTGCCGTGTTACAATACTATATCACTTTCCATGACAGCTACCGCGAGGATAAGATTATGCAGTTTATTGCGACGGCCTCCGAAATTGGTTCTATCTTTAAAAAAGGAGCTACAATATCTGCTGCGATGGGGGGCTGTCAAGCGGAAATAGGCGTGTCATCAGCGATGGCTGCAGGAGCATTGACGGAATGCTTGGGCGGATCCCAGCGACAGGTGCTGATGGCTGCTGAGATTGCCATGGAGCATCATCTCGGCCTTACCTGTGATCCGATTGGCGGCTTGGTGCAGATTCCCTGTATCGAACGTAATACCATGGGTGCGGTGAAGGCAATAACAGCAGCACAGCTGGCGTTAAATTCTAATCCGGATAAGGCCAAGGTAAGCTTGGATGCTGTGGTGAGCACCATGTGGGATACAGCGCAAGATATGAACGTGAAATATAAGGAAACTGCCGATGGTGGTTTGGCGATTAAGGTGCCGCTCAGTCTTCCAGAATGTTAG
- a CDS encoding MBL fold metallo-hydrolase: protein MKYCALASGSNGNSYYIANGSDAVLVDVGINTKHMELRMARLGINPASISAIFITHEHSDHICGLSVFCKRYQIPVYITAGSYKGSRLQLPDYLVHIIEPNAKVDVGSISVYGIPKYHDAKEPCSFLVSNGAFNIGVLTDLGRACDNVKHVIKHADVLLLEANYDEEMLEKGRYSFYLKNRIRSGWGHISNRLSLEVFLESRTPRLRHLILSHLSGQNNTVELVHATFAPHCTDIKLSVATRFQETELFDLYALAKEETVEIRLEQQYMGCQTSLFTKVDEA, encoded by the coding sequence ATGAAATATTGTGCCCTAGCTTCAGGGAGTAATGGTAATAGCTATTACATAGCGAATGGGAGCGATGCCGTGCTAGTCGACGTGGGTATAAATACCAAGCATATGGAGTTGCGTATGGCGAGGTTGGGTATTAATCCAGCAAGTATCTCGGCTATTTTCATTACCCATGAGCATTCCGATCATATTTGCGGCCTGTCGGTATTCTGTAAGCGCTATCAAATACCTGTTTATATCACCGCGGGCTCCTACAAAGGATCCCGGTTGCAGCTGCCGGATTATCTGGTGCACATCATCGAGCCCAACGCCAAAGTCGATGTCGGATCCATCTCAGTATATGGAATTCCGAAATACCACGATGCGAAAGAGCCATGCAGCTTTTTGGTAAGCAATGGAGCCTTTAATATTGGTGTGTTGACGGATTTAGGCCGAGCTTGCGATAATGTAAAGCATGTGATCAAGCATGCTGATGTGCTGCTGCTGGAGGCCAACTATGATGAGGAGATGCTCGAAAAGGGTCGGTATTCTTTTTATTTGAAAAATCGAATTCGTAGTGGTTGGGGGCATATCTCGAATCGTTTATCGTTGGAGGTTTTTTTGGAAAGTCGAACACCGCGTTTACGACATTTGATCTTATCGCACTTGTCTGGACAGAACAATACGGTTGAATTGGTGCATGCCACCTTTGCACCCCACTGTACAGATATCAAGCTATCGGTAGCCACTAGGTTCCAGGAAACGGAACTCTTTGATTTATACGCCCTCGCCAAAGAGGAAACGGTTGAAATCCGTTTGGAACAACAATACATGGGATGCCAAACAAGTCTATTTACAAAGGTTGACGAAGCCTAG
- the lipB gene encoding lipoyl(octanoyl) transferase LipB: MQNKEVQFMDWGLLDYQEAWDKQEAVFASTLAIKHDNRVNDTNTITPNYLIFTEHPHVYTLGKSGHPEYLLLDDEGLQAKQATFYKINRGGDITYHGPGQIVGYPIIDLDNFFTDIHLYLRTLEEAVIRTCADYGISAGRYDGFTGVWIDADNEKARKICAMGVRASRWVTMHGFAFNVNTDLSYFGHIIPCGIDDKDVTSLERELGRKLDIEEVKEKLKQHIAALFGMLLINGTQNL; this comes from the coding sequence ATGCAGAATAAAGAGGTTCAATTCATGGATTGGGGATTGCTGGATTACCAAGAAGCGTGGGATAAGCAGGAAGCTGTTTTTGCGAGCACGCTTGCCATCAAGCATGACAATCGCGTAAATGACACGAACACCATCACGCCAAATTACTTGATCTTCACGGAGCATCCCCATGTGTATACCCTAGGAAAAAGCGGACATCCGGAATACCTGTTATTGGACGATGAAGGCCTACAAGCTAAACAGGCTACCTTTTATAAGATTAACCGCGGCGGAGATATCACCTACCATGGACCGGGACAGATTGTAGGTTACCCTATTATTGATCTCGACAATTTCTTTACGGATATCCACCTGTACTTGCGCACCTTAGAAGAGGCTGTTATTCGCACCTGTGCGGACTACGGAATCAGTGCAGGACGTTATGATGGATTTACGGGTGTATGGATCGATGCGGACAACGAGAAAGCAAGAAAAATATGCGCCATGGGCGTGCGGGCATCACGCTGGGTAACGATGCATGGCTTTGCTTTCAACGTGAATACTGATCTAAGTTATTTTGGTCATATTATCCCCTGTGGAATTGACGACAAAGATGTCACTTCATTGGAGCGTGAGCTGGGTAGAAAACTCGATATTGAGGAAGTGAAAGAAAAACTCAAGCAGCATATTGCAGCCTTGTTTGGCATGCTGTTGATCAACGGTACACAAAATTTATAG
- the hflX gene encoding GTPase HflX has product MARTKIYDTAIKPETAVLVSVITPDNTEAKAHEYLEELAFLVETAGGVNKGAFTQKLAYPDRATFVGSGKLEEIKAYIIAEEIDMVVFDDELSPSQLRNIEKEFQIKVLDRSNLILDIFARHAQTAQAKTQVELAQLQYLLPRLTRMWTHLERQRGGIGMRGPGESQIESDRRMILNKISLLKDRLKQIDKQNETQRKNRGELIRAALVGYTNVGKSTIMNMISKSDVLIENKLFATLDTTVRKVVIDNLPFLLSDTVGFIRKLPHHLVECFKSTLDEVREADILIHVVDISHPNFEDHILAVNETLKELGALDKPVITVFNKIDAYKPAVTESEDGEEIKTTLDDFRNSWMAKNANPAIFISATDKTNLEEFKEKLYEIVVALHNVRYPYNNLLY; this is encoded by the coding sequence ATGGCAAGAACAAAAATATACGATACAGCAATAAAACCCGAAACAGCTGTTTTGGTATCGGTCATCACGCCCGATAATACCGAAGCAAAAGCCCATGAATACTTGGAAGAGCTTGCTTTTTTGGTAGAAACGGCTGGTGGTGTGAATAAGGGTGCATTTACGCAAAAGTTGGCCTATCCTGATCGGGCAACCTTTGTGGGAAGCGGAAAGTTGGAGGAAATAAAAGCATACATCATTGCTGAGGAGATCGATATGGTGGTGTTTGATGATGAGCTATCGCCTTCGCAGCTGCGTAATATTGAGAAGGAGTTTCAAATAAAGGTTTTGGACCGCTCGAATCTGATTTTAGATATCTTCGCACGACATGCCCAAACGGCACAGGCGAAAACGCAGGTTGAACTTGCTCAACTACAATATCTATTGCCCCGTTTAACGCGTATGTGGACCCACTTGGAGCGGCAGCGTGGAGGTATCGGTATGCGCGGTCCTGGGGAAAGCCAGATCGAGTCGGATAGACGGATGATCCTGAACAAAATTTCCCTGCTGAAAGACCGTTTAAAGCAAATAGATAAGCAAAATGAGACGCAACGCAAAAATCGAGGTGAGCTTATCCGTGCTGCTTTGGTAGGATATACCAACGTGGGTAAATCGACGATCATGAATATGATCTCTAAATCGGATGTACTGATCGAGAATAAGCTTTTTGCGACTCTGGACACCACGGTACGAAAAGTGGTCATCGACAACTTGCCTTTCTTGCTTTCCGATACGGTCGGGTTTATTCGCAAGCTGCCGCACCATTTGGTGGAATGCTTTAAATCCACCTTGGATGAGGTTCGCGAAGCGGATATTCTCATCCATGTGGTTGATATCTCTCATCCGAATTTTGAAGACCATATCCTTGCAGTCAATGAAACATTGAAAGAGCTCGGCGCTTTGGATAAACCGGTGATTACGGTATTCAACAAGATTGACGCCTACAAGCCGGCCGTAACCGAAAGCGAGGATGGTGAAGAAATCAAAACCACTTTGGACGACTTCCGTAATTCTTGGATGGCGAAAAATGCAAATCCTGCGATTTTTATTTCTGCAACGGACAAAACCAATTTGGAGGAGTTCAAAGAAAAGCTTTATGAAATTGTGGTTGCGCTGCACAATGTGCGCTACCCGTACAATAATTTGTTGTATTAA
- the recG gene encoding ATP-dependent DNA helicase RecG, protein MADLSAITPIAYLKGVGPQKADVLKLELQLFSIGDLLQYYPFRYIDRTKFHKIKEVHADMVGAQILGRLISLQELGEKRGKRLVAQFRDDTGSMELVWFQSIPWLKKSLKVGSAYIAYGKPTAFNGQVSITHPEMELFDNKEKKIGNLTMQPVYSSTEKLKKFNLDTKGIQKLQQTALEAILRSLQEPLPEYLLEKHKLIGYQQALLSIHFPQTVHDLNAAIRRLKFEELFFIQLRLLRNKQLNTQKYRGHRFDQVGNSFNTFFNERLPFPLTGAQKRVMKEIRLDTNTGAQMNRLVQGDVGSGKTVVALMSMLLAIDNGYQACMMAPTEILAQQHFAGISALLGEDICTVKLLTGSTSTKERRIIHQQLEEGTLDILIGTHALIEDKVKFKNIGFVVIDEQHRFGVEQRAKLWRKNSIPPHMLVMTATPIPRTLAMTMYGDLDISVIDELPAGRKPIKTVHFFENQRLRVFGFMRDEIAKGRQVYVVFPLIKESEKMDLLYLEAGLENLQREFPLPNFKISIVHGKMPVKDKDFEMQRFVKGETQIMVATTVIEVGVNVPNASVMIIENSERFGLSQLHQLRGRVGRGAEQSFCILMSGNKLSKEGRTRLETMVRTSDGFEIAEVDLQLRGPGDISGTQQSGILEMKIANLTSDQAILSEARNAVIEIFKEDPGLAQQKNGRLVAYLAQRGPNISWDKIS, encoded by the coding sequence ATGGCTGATTTATCTGCAATAACCCCGATAGCGTACCTGAAAGGTGTAGGACCACAAAAGGCGGATGTCCTTAAATTGGAGCTACAGCTATTTAGCATCGGCGATCTGCTCCAATACTATCCTTTTCGATATATCGATCGGACGAAGTTCCATAAAATAAAAGAAGTACATGCCGATATGGTGGGTGCGCAGATTCTTGGTCGATTGATAAGCCTGCAGGAGCTGGGCGAGAAACGAGGTAAGCGCCTTGTTGCACAGTTCCGAGACGATACAGGCAGTATGGAGCTTGTTTGGTTCCAAAGCATCCCATGGCTAAAGAAATCCCTAAAAGTAGGATCCGCCTATATTGCGTACGGCAAGCCCACAGCATTTAATGGGCAAGTTTCCATTACGCATCCAGAGATGGAGCTTTTCGATAACAAGGAAAAAAAGATAGGCAACCTCACCATGCAGCCCGTTTATTCGTCGACAGAGAAGCTTAAAAAGTTCAATCTGGACACTAAAGGCATACAGAAGTTGCAACAAACTGCCTTAGAGGCAATCTTGCGTTCTCTTCAAGAGCCTTTACCCGAATACCTTCTTGAAAAGCATAAACTGATCGGCTATCAGCAAGCACTACTATCCATACATTTCCCGCAAACGGTACACGACCTTAATGCTGCAATAAGGAGGCTCAAATTCGAGGAGCTATTCTTCATTCAGCTCCGGTTACTACGCAACAAACAGCTTAACACACAGAAGTATCGTGGGCATCGTTTCGACCAAGTCGGCAATTCCTTCAACACATTTTTCAACGAACGACTGCCCTTCCCATTGACGGGTGCGCAAAAACGCGTAATGAAGGAAATACGATTAGATACCAATACCGGGGCACAAATGAATCGCTTAGTTCAGGGCGACGTCGGCTCTGGCAAGACGGTCGTTGCGCTAATGTCCATGCTACTAGCCATCGACAATGGTTACCAGGCCTGTATGATGGCGCCGACAGAAATTCTCGCACAACAGCATTTTGCAGGCATCAGCGCACTTTTGGGAGAGGATATCTGTACCGTTAAACTGTTAACAGGCTCCACGAGCACAAAAGAGCGCCGGATTATCCACCAACAGCTGGAGGAAGGGACATTAGATATACTGATTGGCACACATGCACTTATCGAAGATAAGGTAAAATTTAAGAACATAGGTTTTGTGGTAATCGATGAGCAGCACCGCTTCGGCGTCGAACAACGGGCCAAGTTATGGCGCAAAAACAGTATCCCTCCGCATATGCTCGTCATGACCGCAACCCCGATACCCAGGACATTGGCCATGACGATGTATGGCGATCTCGATATCTCCGTGATTGATGAACTGCCCGCAGGGAGAAAGCCTATTAAAACCGTTCATTTTTTTGAAAACCAGCGCCTCCGGGTGTTTGGCTTTATGCGGGACGAAATCGCCAAGGGGCGTCAGGTTTACGTGGTGTTTCCGTTGATAAAGGAAAGTGAAAAGATGGATCTCCTGTATCTAGAGGCCGGACTGGAAAACCTGCAGCGCGAATTCCCGCTACCTAACTTCAAGATCAGCATTGTGCACGGAAAAATGCCCGTCAAGGATAAGGACTTTGAGATGCAACGTTTTGTGAAAGGAGAGACACAGATCATGGTGGCCACCACGGTGATAGAGGTTGGCGTAAACGTACCGAATGCTTCCGTGATGATTATCGAAAATTCGGAACGCTTTGGACTATCCCAGTTACACCAGCTCCGCGGACGCGTTGGTCGTGGTGCAGAGCAATCATTCTGCATCCTAATGTCAGGCAACAAGCTCAGTAAGGAGGGTAGAACAAGGCTAGAGACCATGGTGCGTACATCCGATGGCTTTGAAATTGCTGAAGTGGATCTGCAATTGCGCGGTCCTGGTGATATATCGGGCACGCAGCAATCAGGTATATTGGAAATGAAAATAGCCAACCTCACATCCGACCAAGCGATACTTAGCGAGGCACGAAATGCTGTTATAGAAATATTTAAGGAAGATCCCGGCCTTGCACAGCAAAAAAATGGACGGCTGGTGGCTTACTTGGCGCAACGCGGACCAAACATCTCTTGGGACAAGATTTCTTAA
- a CDS encoding EamA family transporter gives MEKHTENMESRKTYFFAAFLAPLIWGFMSIPVRWLKGWPADDILNFRILSGLVILWMYILIFRKKALHQDIKHFSSLPFNGQKRAIMLTLFASICIFGNWYTYIYAINYISVQSAAFGYMICPLITTFTAFIVLKEKLNAWKWAALAFALVSVSLLASGSLIDGMWSLAIAALYAFYLISGRVLQGFDKLNVLAIQLSICSLFIIPILILQGHPIPQGYVFWTSIILIAVVFTIIPLFLSMYALTRISSGTTGVLLYINPIIAFLLAIFYFREPVDPRKYIAYGILLMAIILFNFQTLRKFLIR, from the coding sequence GTGGAAAAACATACCGAAAATATGGAGAGCCGCAAAACCTACTTTTTTGCGGCTTTTTTAGCCCCCCTGATTTGGGGCTTTATGTCCATCCCTGTACGCTGGCTCAAAGGATGGCCTGCTGACGACATCCTGAATTTTCGTATCCTAAGCGGATTGGTAATCTTATGGATGTACATCTTAATATTTAGAAAGAAGGCACTACATCAAGATATCAAACACTTCAGTAGCCTACCCTTTAACGGACAGAAAAGAGCAATAATGCTGACGCTGTTTGCCTCAATATGTATTTTTGGCAATTGGTACACCTACATCTACGCGATCAACTACATCAGCGTCCAGTCGGCTGCATTTGGCTATATGATCTGCCCGCTGATTACTACTTTTACCGCATTTATTGTTCTCAAGGAAAAGCTCAACGCTTGGAAATGGGCGGCCTTGGCCTTCGCGCTTGTCAGTGTCAGTTTACTTGCTAGCGGATCCCTTATCGATGGAATGTGGTCTTTGGCTATTGCCGCCCTATATGCTTTCTATCTCATTAGCGGGCGCGTACTGCAGGGCTTTGACAAACTTAATGTATTGGCCATTCAGCTCTCCATTTGCTCCCTGTTTATTATCCCTATCCTCATCCTTCAGGGGCACCCCATTCCCCAAGGCTACGTATTTTGGACATCGATCATCCTCATTGCAGTGGTTTTTACTATCATTCCATTGTTTTTAAGCATGTATGCATTGACGCGAATCTCCTCCGGTACAACAGGCGTACTACTTTATATAAATCCAATTATCGCGTTTCTATTAGCCATCTTTTATTTTAGAGAGCCCGTTGATCCACGCAAGTACATAGCCTACGGCATATTACTAATGGCCATTATCCTTTTTAACTTCCAGACCTTACGAAAATTCTTAATTCGCTAA
- a CDS encoding RidA family protein — protein sequence MSQKQILNTENAPAAIGPYNQAIQAGKTLYVSGQIPLIPGSMELVSSGVADETHQVLKNVAAILENAGYSFNDVVKASIFISDMGDFATINEVYAQYFTENQPARECVAVKTLPKNVNVEISVIAWKD from the coding sequence ATGTCACAAAAACAAATCTTAAATACAGAAAATGCGCCTGCGGCAATCGGCCCTTACAACCAAGCAATCCAAGCCGGAAAAACCCTCTATGTATCTGGGCAGATCCCGTTGATCCCAGGAAGCATGGAACTTGTTAGCTCGGGCGTTGCAGACGAAACCCACCAAGTACTAAAAAATGTAGCCGCTATATTGGAAAACGCGGGATATAGCTTTAACGATGTGGTAAAAGCCAGCATCTTTATCAGCGATATGGGCGATTTTGCTACCATCAACGAGGTCTACGCGCAATATTTCACGGAGAACCAGCCGGCACGCGAGTGTGTCGCTGTAAAAACGCTTCCTAAAAATGTGAATGTCGAAATATCCGTGATTGCCTGGAAAGATTAA
- the nagA gene encoding N-acetylglucosamine-6-phosphate deacetylase, with translation MQKQKIALVNGQIINGHDVFLGHGLLMDAGRIQGIFPRQNIPVDYTQVDVHKSIICPGLIDLQIYGTGNDLFSAELTVDSLGRIEDGLLRQGCTSFMLTLATNSAAVFKEAIHVFQQAPRKTALGLHLEGPFLNAAKKGAHPAEHMLIPSLENIESLLSEDQGAVKMMTVAPELIHQAAIDVLQRRGILLSAGHSAASFEEAMLGFSKGIPAVTHLWNAMSSFHHRDTGLPGATVRHEGVMASIIADGVHVDFEALKISKQLLGERLFLITDAVAACDKDIYQHVRHEDHYTMPDGTLSGSALTLLQAVKNCVEHADIALDEALRMATSYPAQLLGRTDIGNLNSGSLANVLVFDADFVLQQVYLEGERFA, from the coding sequence ATGCAAAAACAAAAAATAGCACTTGTTAACGGACAAATCATCAATGGGCATGATGTATTTCTGGGCCACGGATTGCTTATGGATGCGGGGCGGATTCAGGGGATATTTCCTAGACAAAATATTCCAGTGGATTACACTCAGGTTGACGTACATAAAAGCATCATCTGTCCGGGACTCATAGATCTACAGATTTACGGAACGGGGAATGATCTGTTCTCTGCGGAACTAACCGTGGATAGCTTAGGCCGAATCGAAGATGGCTTGCTGAGGCAGGGATGTACGTCCTTCATGTTGACTTTGGCAACCAATAGTGCTGCTGTGTTTAAGGAGGCTATTCACGTCTTTCAACAAGCTCCGAGGAAGACCGCCTTAGGTTTGCATTTGGAAGGCCCCTTTCTGAATGCAGCAAAAAAAGGAGCGCACCCAGCGGAACATATGCTTATCCCATCACTTGAAAATATAGAAAGTTTATTGTCTGAAGACCAAGGTGCAGTCAAGATGATGACCGTCGCGCCGGAGTTGATTCATCAAGCGGCTATCGATGTACTACAGAGACGCGGCATCTTGCTGAGTGCGGGACATAGCGCAGCCTCATTTGAAGAAGCGATGCTCGGATTTTCGAAGGGAATACCTGCAGTGACGCATCTATGGAATGCCATGTCGAGTTTCCACCATCGCGATACCGGACTGCCTGGAGCTACCGTTCGGCATGAAGGTGTAATGGCTTCCATCATTGCAGACGGCGTGCACGTGGATTTTGAGGCGCTGAAAATTAGTAAACAGTTGTTGGGCGAGCGGCTTTTCCTTATCACAGATGCGGTAGCAGCCTGCGACAAGGATATTTATCAACATGTGCGGCATGAGGATCACTACACGATGCCGGATGGTACCCTTAGCGGTTCTGCACTCACACTGCTGCAAGCCGTGAAGAATTGTGTTGAGCATGCAGATATCGCGTTGGACGAGGCTTTACGAATGGCTACATCCTACCCTGCGCAGCTTTTGGGAAGAACAGATATCGGAAATCTAAACAGCGGATCTTTGGCTAATGTGTTGGTGTTCGATGCTGATTTTGTGCTGCAACAGGTGTATCTTGAAGGAGAACGTTTCGCTTAA